In the Populus trichocarpa isolate Nisqually-1 chromosome 1, P.trichocarpa_v4.1, whole genome shotgun sequence genome, AGGCCAAGATTGTAAAAGTTCTATCTTCTCTGTTCACAATTTATATTTAGCACATGAACTGATAGGAAAGAGAATACAATTGCTTTTACCATATGTTTAGCAAGCTTTGAAACTAAgctattattgttatttctagTTGGCAACAAAATAgtttgaaaagatgaaaaattctaTACCATTGAATTCTTTATTTTGGTTTCAGATCAATACATTGCCCGTTTTCCAGCTGGAGGTAGTCAAGTTGTTTGGTGGATTATGGAAAATCGACGAGAATACTTTGATAGGTCAAAAATTATCCTTAATCGAGTGAAAATGCTGGTCTTTCTCTCTGAAAGTCAGATGAAACAATGGCAAACTTGGTGTGAGGAAGAAAATATTAGGCTGAGATCTCCACCAGCAGTGGTTCAACTTTCTGTTAATGATGAGCTAGCTTTTGTAGCCGGCATTGCTTGTTCACTAAATACTCCAACTTCTAGCTCTGAAAAGATGTTGGAGAAAAGACAGTTGCTACGGGAATCTGTTAGAAAAGAGATGGGATTGACAGATAATGATATGCTTGTGATGTCTCTCAGCAGCATAAATGCTGGTAAGGGTCAGCTCTTGCTTCTTGAATCAGCAAACCTGGTGATTGAACCAGATCCTTCGCCTAAAATAACAAATTCAGTGGATAAGGGTAACCAATCTACCTTGGCTGCGAAGCATCATTTAAGAGCTCTGTTGGCGAAGCCAGAAAATCTTGTCAGATTTTCAAATGAATTTAGCCGCTACAGTGAGTCTTCTACCAGATTGGCTGAACCTAATAAGACGAATTCACAAGTTACCAGTGTCTCTAACTCCATTGATTACAACGTTGCCGGGAACCTTGACAGAAGTCACAGAAAAAGGAAGTTGTTGGCTGACAGTGAAGGAACACATGAACAGGCTCTTAAAGTTCTTATTGGTTCTGTTGGATCTAAAAGCAATAAGGTGCCTTATGTCAAAGAGATTCTGAGGTTCATATCCCAACATTCAAATTTGTCGAAGTCAGTGTTATGGACTTCAGCAACTACACGTGTTGCCTCGCTTTACTCTGCGGCAGATGTTTATATTACAAACTCCCAGGTAATCCTCATCTTCACGGTTTACTGATTTATCTGTATGTGTGCTTTTTTTTGGTAGGCTCTAAGTTAAATTTTTGGATTTACATCACAAATTTGAAGTTTCAGGTTATGGTATTAAATTATCATATCTGCATCTCATGATAGAAGTGAAATTTTGTTGACAAAAATAGGCCATCCTTTCCCTTTTATTATCTGAAGAGTCTTTTTCTAAACTTGCAGATTGAATTAGTAATCCTCCATTATGTTATTTGGCAACAGTTTCTGTGTACATGTTTGACCTTCAGTCATTCAAATTTCCTTCACCTCTTCCTCTAATTTGAAGTGTCCAAGGGTCATAGACCCTTATTTAAGTGTCCAGTATCTGAAACTTGTACTGCAGGGTAAAATGAAGAGTAAAAGGATCACATTCAGAAATTTGATTACGGTTATGCTTATCCATCTGCTTTACTTATACATTAGAACACAGAAGTAGTTTGCTGTATGGAATTACAtttcaaaattcacaaaaactCTTTCAACTATGCAATCTATGTACATAGTGAAATTTGCTGCAGAAATATGGTAGTGTATAAAATGGGATGTGGGCAATGTGGCATTGAGGTGCCCTAACCAGCCCATTGTATTAGTGATGCAGAAATTTAAGTCTTGATTCTAAGGAACGTGCTCCCTGCCAAATGTGCAATGCCTTACACCATTTTCCATTGAGTTATGTGGCTATGTTCCAAGATCTTGATCATTCAGTTGTTCTGTTACAACAGAAACTCATTTAGTAGAGCTCAAGCAGTGTAACTTACCAACCTACATACAAACTGAATGATTGACAAGAACTAGTCCCATTCTCATGCTGAGCTCATTTATTACTGGAATAATTTAAATGTTGCCTGTTATTGTGGGTTCCTCAGCCATTCACCCACGAGCTATAGAGGGTGAACATGTGGTCTGGTGTAGAGTCGATAACCAAGGAAGAGTTTAGTAAGAATGTCTGCCAGCGTTTCTAAAGTTGATTGCATGATAATGGGATACTGCATCAAGTGTAATCGGTTTGTAACTATGTATCTGATGTTGACAACAATGTAATATCCATCATCATAAACTAGCATTTGTGTTTCAATTGAACTCCTTTTTTACTGGTGTAGTTTACTCATTGTGAAAAACAAATGTGAACTCTTACTTATGAGACCTATTCTGTATTAATAAGAAAGCGTATGGAAATTTCTGGATTGGTTTTCAGGGCCTGGGAGAGACATTTGGAAGAGTTACCATAGAAGCCATGGCGTTTGGTCTTCCGGTAAGGCAACCAATACCTTCCTGTTTTTGTAAGGCTGGCATGAATAGTATATGTTGATTGCTCATCCTGCTAACTTATCATTCGCGGAACTTGAATTAGTAAATAGCTGGCCTGTCATGGTCTCGAGTCAACTTCTTCTggggaaaaaaatatgatatcatGCTCTTCTTGAGCCAATAGGACCACCATTATCAAACCTTAGTTTTTGAATATGActggttaaatatatttttatttttcctgacAGGAATAAACTGCAAAGCATGTCACCATCAGTATTCAGTGTTCTTCATTAACTTTGTTTAACTATTTTCTCTTAGTCTGCCTTATTAACTAGGAAACCCTCAttcttaattcaaaatattcttttacCAATTCCATTCTATGCAGTCGATGAACTTTCTGCAAATCACTTTCAGAAAGATAGATCTTTAGCCAGCTGTAAAAGATCACacattttgtttgaatttgctAGGTGCATCTCATTTGACTTATTTCATGCTTTCACCCAGTCTGTTTTGGTAGAGCATGTAGAAAGCACAACTCTACTGACTTACTCCATGCATGAGCATACGAAAACTGTCAGTTAAATGTCTTTAGTAGGAGCTGGCAACAAAATAAATACCATGACCCTTGGATGAGGTGTTTAGGTGTTTcttgagaaaagaaagggagTTTAGGTGTTTGATCCATTTACATCCAATAGCACCTAGCACAAATATTAGTGTGaatatttagtgttttttcaaGGCATGAATTCAAGTAAGCCCGCtagaaattatgtgaaaaaaacGATACTGTTTTCTTTAGGGGATACACGTTCATTTTCTTCGAAGACCCCCGCTGTTCCATAAGTTAATATCCTAGAAAAGTTTTGCATTTGAATGTCCATGGTTGCTGTAAAATATGTTAGGAAGAGTATAGCATGAAGACATCATGTATTTCTTTGTGTGTGATTTTAAGTTTCAGTTTTAATGCGGACAAACTGGTGGTTGCTTAGCTGTGTGCACGCAAACTTTGCGAGGCATTCTCCAGAGGATTCTGGAGCTTGGTCTATTCTTAATGGACACACATTTAGCGTTTCTGAAGCTAAACAGCTTGAAATGCAATGAGCTCGTAGCTCAACTAGAACCCCAATCCCGCTCCCACCAAGAGGTCTTGtttgtagaaaacaaaaaagaagataaaaagaaaaaggaaaacaaacacagccatcTTAAATTTACCCTTTGCTCCAATGGTGTATATGAACACTACTTGTGCTTCGAGGTAAACCTATCTTCATATCACTACAGCTGGACTTATGTCCGTCACTTAAGACATCTATCCaggagtttcttttcttttcttttctttgtttactTCTGCTGCATGGATTCAAGATTGCAACGAACAAGCCTTccagatttattttctttaccatTTTATCAGGTCCTTGGAACAGATGCAGGAGGCACACAAGAAATTGTTGAGCACAACATAACAGGGCTTCTTCATCCCGTGGGACGTCCAGGATCTCGTGTTCTTGCTCAAAATATCGAACTCTTACTTAAAAATCCATCTGTGAGGAAGCAAATGGGGATCAAAGGGAGGAAAAAAGTGGAGAAAATGTACTTGAAGCGgcacatgtataaaaaaatctgGGAGGTTCTTTACAAGTGCATGAGAGTCAAATGACATCTGCCAATGCACAGACTGATTCTTtgattggttttgaatttgaaagaaattggtGAGCATCGATGCAGATTGTGTTACCCAACACAACTGATTTGTAAGGTTTCAAATTTAGCAAATTGTATCTGGATTATTTGGAAGCTGTAGCTGTTTGATTGATTTCGAGCTTGAAAGTTCTTTCTCCACCAGCATGTTCTCTTCGTTGCATTACATGAGTCAAAAGGCATGCGAAAAAAAACTTCGATGCTGGCAAAAAAAAGGTCCTTACAGAGtgggtttttactttttagtccTCACTGATAGCTCCAAAAAGGGTCCTCACGGAGAGCAGCATTAAGTACAGTTATCGTCATTATTACTAGGATCCACAATTAATTGGAGCTATTAAACAGAATTGTTTCCGTTGTATGTTTTCAGGAAACACGCTTTTAATGAGAACTAAAGTTAGCTTTCATGTTTGGAAATTTAGCACACGTTTTGTAATATAATTGAACATTTGAACtgggtttttattaaattttaaaatgtttttttattaaattaatttatttagtgtttttttatattgatttgatgtgctaatattaaaaataaaattttaaaaataaaataaaaaattattttaatatattacaagcaaaaatcacaaatttaaaaaataaactctttaTCTTTCTCGTTGTATATTTTACCAATTCTCTTCTCTCAATctattattacaaatttaattcaTCTCAATTTATAAGAAATGTGTATTTAACATCCGATTTTGTATTGTTTTCctacattaaaaattttaaaacaaaattgatatgaaaaaaaataaaggaaaaatagaaagatacttgtgtataatattattaatgggatctattatttttgtttttaataaaaatagtttaaatatatCACTTGTACACggttaagaaaaattattcgtTCACACACAATGGTTCAcaacattgaaattttttaattaagtggATAAAAGTAGAACGTCCATAGTAGGAAtataaattatccaaaaaacaGGTTGGTATTTAATAATCATAAaggtaaaaaaggaaaagatataCTTTAATGTCTCactatgtcaaataaaaaacttggaGCAAGTTATTATTTAATCCCCgtgttttttataagataattagttaattcctttttagtttttttttgtgttttttttttaagttctaatattttcatatttgattccATCTTGGTctttacattgttttttatcaCAATTAAATAGTCTTTTAGCCTAAATACCCTTCATTTGTAATCAAAATCCCCAATTTTATTTACtacagataaaattaaaaaggacttacttacaaaatcataaaaaataaaagagactaaattataatttgctCAAAAACTTAATTGTGAGTGTTTATCATGAGAAATTTTGCTCAATCTTGTGAGGACTTTAGTGCAATTTCTTCTCATGCTTTGTGAATTaacaagacattttttttctcattctttcattatttttttttgtgaacaaAGGCGAAAGAGGAGAGATGAAAGAACAAAATAGACCAGAGAAGAAGTTGAGAAGGAAGATCTACAGAGAGAAGGCCTTGCTTTTGCGTCCCTGGCTTGGAAAAAGGATTTGGATTGAACGCCGCCAGTTCTAGGTCCTTTCCTGCTATTTGGCAACATAAATGGATTAGCTCATGTAACCCCACCCAAAACCACTATCAATAACTGTAACGacctcattgttttttatttttttaaaaaaaaattcaacaatttttttatatttatttatactaaATTATGGACTCAATAATTTAGAGATTCTTGAGTCCCtataatttagagttttttagaTGAATTATACCTTGGACATATTATATTAGAGATTCTCACTCCTTTTCCAATCCCCCTCCCACACCAAACCCTAACCACCAGCTATTATCATAACAACTAGCATAGTCACTACCATCACCTTCCTCTTCGCAACCACCATCACCCAAATCAATTGCACCTGAAACCCACAACTCTCCCTAACACTCCGTAGCCATTCAAACCTCAGTCGTCGTCAATGTCAACTCATCACCTCCCTCCTCCACCAAACATAGCAACCCttcacctcctcctccaccaaaCAACCCAGCTCCCCCCACAAAATTATCCCCTTCCTTCACCCTCTACGTCATAGACAACCCACCATTAAAACACGGGAGATTTTAATGCCGAATAATGGAGGAGCTAAAGGGAAGAGGTTGGCGGAGTAAGCACAACTACTCAATCCGTATCTGGTTGCTGGAAAGCTTGACATGGACTCTTTCCTGGCAAGCTCTCTCTTGTGAAGCCAGCCACCTAAGTCAACAATGGTGGGAGAAGGTGAAGCCATCCTTTACACCTTAGTCAAAAATTATAGGCACTAAATTGGTGCCACTTGCCTTGCCCCTTGTCTTTTGCATGGATGCTTACCTATAAATAGGCAATGCATCCAAGCATTATAGACACACCACaagagagaaacaagagagCAAGAAGAGACAGTAATCCCACGAAGTTGTGAGGTATTTGTGAAATAGTAAATGAGGTGTTTTCTCCTAGTAATAGAGAAATTTCAGTTATTCTCCTATTAGAAGAGAAACATTATAATTCTCACATTACTTTTGTAAAATCCTTTTATACTTGCCCGTGGACGTAGCCAAATTGggtgaaccacgtaaattgttgtgtgtctaatttctcattttatcctaTCATTTGCCTTTTATCTTGTCGGGTTTGCATGCTAGTATCCtaacagtggtatcagagccttctgGTTGGTGTTGTTAATACACAAAAGTTATTCGTGTATATAGTTACTATTCAGTCTACAGCACTATTCACCTATACGGCATTATTCACCTATACGGCACTATTCATACATACGATAATGTTCACATATGTTATTGTTGGCGTATAAAGAAAGTCAGTACGGTGATTAAATACAGTCTAGGAAGTTCTGTCTAAgtagattgggttttaagcgggaccgtttgtgacccctccaatctttcctgagAACTTTCTTAGTGAAGTATTATTCACACGATACTATTTCTGTATACGTTGCAAATCAGTGAAGCAGTGATAGCTGAATAGATCACGGTGAATAAAATGGCAGCAAAGTACGAGATTGAGAGGTTCAAGGGGAGCAATTTCTCATTGTGGAAAATGAGAATCAAGGCAATCTTAAGGAAAGACAATTGCTTGGCAGCAATTGGGGATCGGCCCGTAGAGATCACTAATAATGCAAAATGGAATGAGATGGATGGCAATACTAttgctaacatacatttagcattAGCCGATGAAGTATTATCAAGTGTGGCGGAGAAGAAAACAACTAAGGAGATATGAGAGACTCTAACAAAGCTATACGAGTCCAAGTATTTGCAcaataagattttcttaaagcGGAGACTTTATACCCTTCGAATGGCAGAAACCACGGCGGTGACTGACCACATCAACACAATAAGAACTCTATTTTCACAACTCACTACGTTGGGTCAACAAATAGAGGAAAATGAACGTGCAAATCTTCTACTTCAAAGTCTTCCTGATTCGTATGATCAGCTCATTATCAACTTGACCAATAATATCCTCTCAGACTATTTAGTCTTCGATGATGTTGTAGCCGCTAtcttggaagaagaaaatagatgCAGAAATAAAAAGAGACAGAAATAGTTCAAACCAAGTAGAGACATTGTTGGTGTCAAGAGGAAGATCAACGGAGCGTGGCTCCAGTGGGAGTCAAAGGCAGGGGAGGTCCAAATCAAGAAGTAAGAAGACTGTGAAATGCTATAATTGTGGCAGAAAAGGGCACTTTAAAAGGGATTGTTGGTTTAAAAAGGGAATAGAGAATACTGCAGAGTCATCAAAACCTCAAGGATGTGTTGCAAGCACCTCAGAAGATGGAGAGGTTTTATATAGTGAAGTAGCGACAATCTCTACAGATAGAGAAGAGCTCATTGAGGTTTGGCTAATGGATTCAAGAGCAACATGGCATATGACTCCTAATCGAGATTGGTTTCATACATATGAACCCATCTCTAGAGGCATAGTGTTCATGGGTGATAATCATGCTTTAGAGATAGCTGGCATTGGCACCATCAAATTGAAGATGTATCATGGCTTAATTCGTACTATTTCAGGAGTGCGACATGTGAAAGACTTAAAGAAGAATCTTTTGTCCGTAGGACAATTTGATAGTCTTGGCTGTAAGATCCGAACAGACAATGGaataatgaaaattatcaaaggaGCGCTGGTGGTTTTAAAAGCAAGAAAGACAGTTGCAAATATGTTTGTGTTAATGGGAGAAACACATCATGAGACAGAGGCGTCAATTGCATCAGCCAGTCCTGCAGAAGAGAAGACAATGATGTGGCATAAAACACTAGGCCACATGTCAGAGAAAGGTTTGAAAATTCTCTCTGATCAGAAGTTACTCCCTAGGCTTATAAAGGTTACTTTACCTATTTGTGAGCACTGTGTTACAAGTAAACAACACAGGTTGAAGTTTCGCACATCAACAACTAAGAGCAAATGCATCTTAGACCTGATTCACTCTGATGTTTGGCAAGCATCGGTTGTATCCTAAGGAGGAGCAAGATACTTTGTATCATTTATAGATGACTTCTCCAGGAGATGTTGGGTGTATCCAATTAGAAGGAAGGCAGATGTGCTCGCAGTCTTTAAAACCTTCAAAGCGCGAGTAGAACTTGAATCTGAAAAGAAGATTAAGTGTTTGAGGACTGACAATGGAGGAGAATATACCAGTGATGAATTTGATAACTTCTGTCAACATGAAGGTATCAAAAGGCAGTTCACAACGGCATACACTCCACAGCAAAATGGAGTGGCAGAGCGGATGAACAGAACTCTATTGGAAAGAACAAGAGCAATGTTGAAGGCTGCAGGTCTAGGAAAGTCATTCTAGGCAGAAGCAGTCAATACCGCATGTTATGTGATAAATCGATCTCCGTCAACTGCAATTGAGCTGAAGACACCGATAGAGATGTGGACTGGGAAACCAGCTGATTATTCTCGATTGCATATATTTGGAAGTCCTGTGTACGTGATGTACAATACTCAAGAAGTTAGCAAGCTGgattcaaaatcaagaaaatgtgTATTCTTGGGATATACTGATGGAGTAAAGGGGTATCGCTTGTGGGATCCCACTGCCCACAAGATAGTCATCAGCAGAGATGTTATATTTGCAGAAGATAAAATGCAAATGGAAGAACATAATAGCATTTTAAAGGAGACTACAACAGTCTAGATGGAAAATACTCAGAATCATACTTCTTCTGAAGCTGCACCAGAGcatgaagaacaagaacaaacagAGTCTGAAACTCCTGAAGTTCGATGGTCAACTCGTGAAAGAAGACCACCGGCTTAGCACTCAGAATATGTTACTGAGAGCAATATTGCATACTGTCTTCTAACAGAGGATGAAGAGCCATCAACTTTCCATGAGGCTATCAAAAGCACAGATGTATCTATGTGGATGACAGCAATGCAAGAGGAGATTGAAGCTTTACATAAGAATAACACTTGGGATCTTGCTCCGCTACCACAAGAAAGGAAAGCCATTGGCAACAAATGGGTTTACAAGATAAAACATGATGGCAATGATCAAGTGGAGCGGTACCGTGCAAGATTAGTGGTGAAAGGATATGCTCAGAAAGAAGGAATAGACTTTAATGAGATATTTTCCCCGGTGGTACGACTTGTTACAATCAGAGTAGTCTTGGCGATGTGTGCTATATTTGATCTTCACTTAGAGCAGTTAGATGTGAAAACTgcatttcttcatggagaacttgaagaagaaatttatatgctCCAACCAGAGGGTTTTGTTGAAACAGGCAAAGAGAACTTGGTTTGCAGGTTGAACAAATCTCTATACGGTCTCAAACAGGCACTGAGGTGTTGGTACAAGAGATTTGATTCCTTCATAATTAGCCTTGGGTACAACAGACTCAGTTCAGACCATTGTACATATTACAAGaggtttgaagaagatgatgatttcatcattctgttgttgtacgtggatgacatgttgGTAATAGGCCCCAACAAATATCGAGTCCGAGAATTGAAGGCACAATTGGCTAGGGAGTTTGATATGAAGGACTTGGGACCAGCAAACAAGATTTTAGGGATGCAAATTCACCGAGACAGAAGTAAGAGGAAGATTTGGCTTTCTCAGAagaattatttgaagaaaatcttACGACGCTTCAACATACAAGATTGTAAGCCAATTTCCACCCCACTTccaattaacttcaaattatcctCAAGTATGTCTCCTAGCAATGAAGCAGAGAGGATGGAGATGTCTCAAGTACCGTATGCATCAGCAGTGGGAAGTTTAATGTTTGCCATGATATGTACAAGACCAGACATTGCATAAGCAGTGGGAGCAGCTAGTCGATACATGGCAAATCCTGGTAGAAAGCATTGGAATACTATTAAGAGGATCTTGAAATACATCAAAGGTACCTCAGATGCCGTATTATGTTATGGAGGATTAGAATTTACTGTCAAAGGTtatgttgattcagattttgctGGCGaccttgagaaaagaaaatccattACAGGCTATGTGTTTATAATTGCAGGAGGAGCTGTAAGTTGGGTCTCTAAACTTCATACTGTTGTAGCGTTATCCACAACAGAAGCTGAGTATATGGAAGCTACACAAGCTTGTAAAGAAGCAATATGGATGAAGAAACTTATGGATGAGCTCGGGCACAAACAAGAGAAGATTTGTATTGTGATAATCAGAGTGCCTTGCATATTGCAAGGAATCTAGTGTTtcattcaagaacaaaacacatAGATGTTCAATATCACTTTGTTCGCGAAGTGGTGGAAGATGGAAGTGTAGATTTTCAGAAGGTTCACACAAAGAAAAACCCAGCAAATGCTTTGACCAAACCAGTCAACACTGACAAGTACATATGGTGCAGATTCTCTTATGGCCTAGCAGAAACGTAAGCAGCATGAAGATGGCAAGTATAAGGATAGAAGAATCACAGAAGATCACGTGTGAAGACTTGATTAAATCATCAAAGTCTTCAAGTGGGAGAATGTGAAGCCAGCCACCTAAGTCAACAATGGTGGGTGGAGGTGAAGCCATCCTTTACACCTTAGTCAAAAATTATAGGCACCAAATTGGTGCCACTTGCCTTGCACCTTGTCTTTTGCATGgatgcttgcctataaataggcaatgCGTCCAAGCATTATAGACACACtataaaagagaaacaaaagagCAAG is a window encoding:
- the LOC7486641 gene encoding uncharacterized protein LOC7486641, encoding MEEGKSRGDLHVNVLKQTPSRQGGSFKSTTLSGRSTPRNSPTHRLLHSSRTPRREGRGSGGIQWFRSNRLIYWLLLITLWTYLGFYVQSRWAHGDNKDEFLGFGGKSSNGLLDAEQHTRRDLLANDSLVVVNNGTNKIQVRNAKKIDVVLAKKGNGVSSNRRATPKKKKSKRGGRRSRAKAHDKQKATVVVESDDVEVAEPDVPKNNASYGLLVGPFGPIEDRILEWSPEKRSGTCDRKGAFARLVWSRKFVLIFHELSMTGAPLSMLELATEFLSCGATVSAVVLSKKGGLMPELARRRIKVLEDRADLSFKTAMKADLVIAGSAVCTSWIDQYIARFPAGGSQVVWWIMENRREYFDRSKIILNRVKMLVFLSESQMKQWQTWCEEENIRLRSPPAVVQLSVNDELAFVAGIACSLNTPTSSSEKMLEKRQLLRESVRKEMGLTDNDMLVMSLSSINAGKGQLLLLESANLVIEPDPSPKITNSVDKGNQSTLAAKHHLRALLAKPENLVRFSNEFSRYSESSTRLAEPNKTNSQVTSVSNSIDYNVAGNLDRSHRKRKLLADSEGTHEQALKVLIGSVGSKSNKVPYVKEILRFISQHSNLSKSVLWTSATTRVASLYSAADVYITNSQGLGETFGRVTIEAMAFGLPVLGTDAGGTQEIVEHNITGLLHPVGRPGSRVLAQNIELLLKNPSVRKQMGIKGRKKVEKMYLKRHMYKKIWEVLYKCMRVK